The Thermocrinis ruber genomic sequence CTTGCCCGAAAGGCTCAAAAGCATAGCCTTTGCGTGTTCTTTGTCCCTTGGCTTTCCCAGAAGCTTTTTGCCCAACACTACCACCGTGTCTGCCCCCAAGACGGTGGCAAACTTGTACTCCTTCCAAACCTTAAGGGCTTTATCGTAGGCGTTCCTTCTGGCAACTATCAGCGGTTCTCCCTCGTTGCGTTCCTGTGCCAAAGATGGCACCACAAAGAAGTGGTAGCCAAGCATCTTGAGAATTTCCACCCTCCTTTTAGACTGGGAGGCAAGAATGAAAAACCTCACAGAAATATTTTACAGCCTTTTAAACCAAAGGTAAGCCCCAAAAAACCAAAGGAGGGAAAAGAGAAAGCCCAAGACAGTCATGTAAATGAGCCCATGCTTTAAAACAAAACCGCCCCAAAGCCCGCCCAAAAATGCACCCACAAACTGGGTGGTGTTAAAAAAGCCAAGGGAAAGTCCCCTTATATCCCTGTGGGTAAGCCGTGTTAGTAAAGAGGGAATAATGGGCTCCAAAAGATGAAAGCCCACCAAAAAGAAGAAAACTAAAAGGACCAAAGTAAAAAAGGAGTTTTTAAGAAAAGACAGCATAAACCCCAAGGCTATGAGCAAAACACCCAGCAAGAAAACCTCTCGGAACTTTTTCCTCTTTTCTGCATAAACTACGGAGGGCACCATAAGGGCCAAAGAGAGCAAAAGGGCTGGTAGGTAAACCTTCCAG encodes the following:
- a CDS encoding Maf family protein, with amino-acid sequence MRFFILASQSKRRVEILKMLGYHFFVVPSLAQERNEGEPLIVARRNAYDKALKVWKEYKFATVLGADTVVVLGKKLLGKPRDKEHAKAMLLSLSGKWHKVITAVAIISPKGRVLFHDTAWVKFRNIDEGEIDEYIKTGEPMDKAGAYAVQGYGARFVEKIRGDFYTVMGLPVVKTDLFLRRLLD